Proteins from a genomic interval of Panthera tigris isolate Pti1 chromosome A2, P.tigris_Pti1_mat1.1, whole genome shotgun sequence:
- the S1PR2 gene encoding sphingosine 1-phosphate receptor 2: protein MGSLYSEYLSPSKVLEHYNYTKETLDTQETTSRWVALAIIVLICFTIVVENLMVLIAVARNSKFHSAMYLFLGNLAASDLLTGVAFVANTLLSGPVTLGLTPLEWFAREGSAFITLSASVFSLLAIAIERHVAIAKVKLYGSDKSCRMLLLIVASWLISLVLGGLPILGWNCLGHLEACSTVLPLYTKHYVLCVVTIFSVILLAIVALYVRIYCVVRSSHVDVTGPQTLALLKTVTIVLGVFIVCWLPAFSILLLDYACPVRSCPVLYKAHYFFAFATLNSLLNPVIYTWRSRDLRREVLRPLQCCRRAAGVQGRRGGTRAIASCLSAAPAR from the coding sequence ATGGGCAGCCTGTACTCAGAGTACCTAAGCCCCAGCAAGGTCCTGGAACACTATAATTACACCAAGGAGACGCTGGACACTCAGGAGACGACCTCCCGCTGGGTGGCGTTGGCCATCATCGTCCTCATCTGCTTCACCATCGTGGTGGAGAACCTGATGGTGCTCATTGCTGTCGCTCGCAACAGCAAGTTCCACTCGGCCATGTACCTGTTCCTGGGCAACCTAGCCGCCTCGGACCTGCTGACAGGTGTGGCCTTTGTAGCCAATACCTTGCTCTCAGGCCCCGTCACGCTGGGGCTGACCCCTTTGGAGTGGTTTGCTCGAGAGGGCTCCGCCTTCATCACGCTTTCCGCCTCCGTCTTCAGCCTCCTGGCCATCGCCATCGAGCGGCACGTGGCCATCGCCAAGGTCAAGCTCTACGGCAGCGACAAGAGCTGCCGCATGCTGCTGCTCATCGTGGCCTCGTGGCTCATCTCGCTTGTTCTCGGAGGCCTGCCCATCCTGGGCTGGAACTGCCTGGGCCATCTCGAGGCCTGTTCCACCGTGCTGCCGCTTTATACCAAGCACTACGTGCTCTGCGTGGTGACCATCTTCTCCGTCATCTTACTGGCCATCGTCGCTCTGTACGTCCGCATCTACTGCGTGGTCCGTTCCAGCCACGTCGACGTGACCGGCCCACAGACGCTGGCCCTGCTCAAGACGGTCACCATCGTGCTGGGTGTCTTCATCGTCTGCTGGCTGCCTGCCTTTAGCATCCTGCTCCTGGACTATGCCTGTCCCGTCCGGTCCTGCCCCGTCCTCTACAAGGCCCACTACTTCTTTGCCTTTGCCACCCTGAACTCGCTGCTCAACCCCGTCATCTACACGTGGCGCAGCCGGGACCTGCGGCGGGAGGTACTGCGGCCGCTGCAGTGCtgccggcgggcggcgggcgtTCAAGGGCGGCGGGGCGGGACCCGGGCCATCGCCTCCTGCCTCTCCGCAGCTCCAGCTCGCTAG
- the MRPL4 gene encoding 39S ribosomal protein L4, mitochondrial encodes MLQLVRAGARAWLRPTGCRGLNALAEEAVHPVAKPEAVVSAGPQTPVLRRCELPVPATRRPVQAWVESLRGYQQERVGLAELHPDVFSTAPRMDILHQVAIWQKNFKRISYAKTKTRAEVKGGGRKPWPQKGSGRSRHGSIRSPIWRGGGIAHGPRGPTSYYYMLPMKVRVQGLKVALTVKLAQDYLHIVDSLELPTSDPQYLTELARYRHWGDSVLLVDVAHEDMPQNAVAATSGLKTFNLIPAVGLNVHSMLKHQTLVLTLQTVAFLEEKLLWHDSRYTPLYPFRLPYRDFP; translated from the exons ATGCTGCAGCTAGTGCGGGCCGGGGCGCGGGCCTGGCTTCGGCCCACCGGCTGCCGG GGCCTGAACGCGCTGGCGGAAGAGGCAGTGCACCCGGTGGCGAAGCCAGAGGCAGTAGTTAGCGCGG GTCCCCAGACGCCTGTGCTGCGCAGGTGCGAGCTCCCGGTCCCCGCGACCCGGCGTCCGGTGCAGGCCTGGGTGGAGTCCCTGCGGGGCTACCAGCAGGAGCGTGTGGGTCTGGCCGAACTGCACCCCGACGTTTTCTCCACGGCGCCCAG GATGGATATCTTGCACCAGGTTGCCATCTGGCAGAAGAACTTCAAGAGAATT AGCTACGCCAAGACCAAGACTAGGGCCGAGGTGAAGGGTGGGGGCCGGAAGCCCTGGCCACAGAAGGGCAGTGGGCGTTCTAGGCATGGCAGCATCCGCTCCCCGATCTGGCGAGGAG GAGGCATTGCCCACGGCCCCCGGGGCCCCACGAGCTACTACTACATGCTGCCCATGAAAGTGCGGGTGCAGGGCCTCAAGGTGGCTCTGACTGTCAAGCTGGCCCAG GATTACCTGCACATCGTGGACTCCCTGGAGCTGCCCACCTCGGACCCCCAGTACCTGACAGAGCTGGCCCGCTACCGCCACTGGGGGGACTCCGTGCTCCTGGTGGACGT AGCACACGAGGACATGCCTCAGAACGCCGTGGCCGCCACCTCCGGGCTCAAGACCTTCAACCTGATCCCGGCCGTTG gcctgAACGTGCACAGCATGCTCAAACACCAGACGCTGGTCCTGACCCTGCAGACGGTCGCCTTCCTGGAGGAGAAGCTGCTCTGGCATGACTCCCGCTACACGCCCCTCTACCCCTTCCGCCTGCCCTACCGGGACTTCCCCTGA